In one Sphingobacterium daejeonense genomic region, the following are encoded:
- a CDS encoding Gfo/Idh/MocA family protein, with the protein MRSLLLSLFIVVFAMETFGQTPLKLAIAGLSHGHVDWIFNRKDKNDVELVGIYETNPELIERYSKRYNLDKSMFFTDLDQMLEQKRPAAVSAFGAISEHVDVVRACAPRKIHVMVEKPLATSLADAIEIEDLANKYNIHVLTNYETSWYQSNQEIKKLLEKGQLGEIRKVVVNDGHQGPKEIGVSNEFLEILTDPKRNGAGALVDFGCYGANLMTWLLNGERPISVTAVVQQNKPEIYKDVDDEATIVLQYPKAQCIIQGSWNWTFSRKDMEVYGNKGYAIAVDPTTLRSRLQENKPEEIHKLQPRPVPFNDPFSFLAAVVNGTFKMQEFDQYGLKVNVIAVEILEAAMKSAKEKKTVYLN; encoded by the coding sequence ATGAGATCATTATTACTTTCCTTGTTTATTGTTGTGTTTGCAATGGAAACATTTGGACAAACTCCTCTGAAACTTGCCATCGCCGGGCTCAGTCATGGTCATGTAGATTGGATCTTTAATCGTAAAGACAAAAACGATGTGGAATTGGTAGGGATATATGAAACAAATCCTGAATTAATTGAGCGATATTCGAAGCGATATAACTTAGATAAATCTATGTTTTTTACGGATCTGGACCAAATGTTGGAACAAAAGAGACCTGCTGCAGTATCGGCATTCGGTGCAATTAGTGAGCATGTTGATGTAGTAAGAGCTTGCGCTCCCCGGAAAATCCATGTTATGGTAGAAAAGCCTTTGGCAACTTCCTTGGCTGACGCAATTGAAATCGAGGATTTGGCCAACAAATATAACATCCATGTGTTGACTAATTATGAGACTTCATGGTACCAGAGCAACCAAGAAATCAAAAAATTATTGGAAAAAGGCCAGTTAGGTGAAATCCGAAAAGTAGTGGTTAATGATGGTCACCAAGGACCAAAAGAAATTGGTGTAAGCAACGAGTTTTTAGAAATATTGACAGACCCAAAAAGGAATGGTGCTGGAGCCTTAGTTGATTTTGGATGTTACGGAGCCAACTTGATGACATGGCTATTAAATGGAGAAAGACCAATTTCAGTAACAGCAGTTGTTCAACAGAACAAACCTGAAATATATAAAGATGTTGATGATGAAGCAACCATTGTTTTGCAGTATCCAAAAGCACAATGTATCATTCAGGGTTCTTGGAACTGGACTTTTTCAAGAAAGGATATGGAAGTGTATGGCAATAAAGGCTATGCTATTGCTGTAGATCCAACCACATTGAGGTCTAGATTGCAGGAAAACAAACCAGAGGAGATCCATAAGCTTCAACCAAGACCTGTACCTTTCAATGATCCATTTTCATTCCTAGCAGCGGTTGTAAATGGAACTTTCAAAATGCAGGAATTCGATCAATATGGATTGAAAGTGAATGTAATCGCGGTTGAAATATTGGAGGCCGCAATGAAATCCGCAAAAGAGAAAAAAACGGTTTATTTAAACTAA
- a CDS encoding tryptophanase — MELPWAEPYKVKMVEEIYMSTREQREKWIDEEGNNLFNLASDRVFIDLLTDSGTGAMSDRQWAEIMMGDESYAGSQSYLKLREVVRNTLGFPYFLPTHQGRAAENVLFSILVKENNVVPGNSHFDTTKGHIEFRKAHAIDCTIDEAFDINDLHPFKGNIDLKKLEEVYKAHPKENIPFCMITVTCNSPGGQPVSMENIISVKALSDKYGIPVFFDAARFAENAYFIKEREEGYQDKTIKEIVKEMFSYGDGFTMSAKKDGLVNIGGLLGMRNEQLYRACGNMGIIYEGFITYGGLAGRDLAALAQGLLESTELPYLKARIDQVEYLGNKLIEYGIPIQKPIGGHAVFVDALNFLTNVPREEYPAQTLAIELYKEAGVRGVEIGTLLADRDPETRQDRFPKLELLRLAIPRRTYTYKHLDYVAVALKNIFDRRDEIKSGLEIVWESEILRHFTILLKKK; from the coding sequence ATGGAATTACCCTGGGCAGAGCCTTATAAGGTGAAGATGGTCGAAGAAATTTACATGTCTACCCGCGAGCAAAGAGAGAAATGGATCGATGAGGAAGGCAATAATTTATTCAACTTAGCAAGTGATCGAGTTTTTATTGATTTACTGACTGACAGTGGAACGGGAGCCATGTCTGACCGGCAATGGGCAGAAATAATGATGGGTGACGAAAGTTATGCCGGATCTCAATCGTATTTGAAACTGAGAGAAGTGGTCAGGAATACCTTAGGATTTCCTTATTTTCTTCCTACACATCAAGGACGTGCCGCCGAAAATGTCTTGTTTAGCATCTTAGTGAAAGAAAACAATGTAGTTCCTGGGAATTCACATTTTGACACGACGAAAGGACATATTGAGTTTCGCAAAGCACATGCAATTGATTGTACAATAGATGAAGCTTTTGATATCAATGATTTGCACCCTTTTAAAGGAAATATAGACCTCAAAAAATTAGAGGAAGTTTATAAGGCGCATCCAAAGGAAAACATACCTTTTTGTATGATTACTGTTACCTGTAATTCACCGGGTGGTCAGCCAGTATCTATGGAGAATATTATTTCAGTAAAAGCACTTTCAGATAAATATGGAATTCCCGTTTTTTTCGATGCTGCTCGATTTGCTGAGAATGCATATTTCATTAAAGAAAGAGAGGAAGGATACCAAGACAAGACCATCAAAGAAATTGTTAAGGAAATGTTTTCATATGGTGATGGATTTACCATGTCAGCAAAAAAAGATGGACTCGTTAATATTGGAGGACTTTTAGGCATGCGAAATGAACAGTTATACCGCGCTTGTGGCAATATGGGCATTATCTACGAAGGCTTTATTACGTATGGAGGATTGGCAGGACGTGACCTTGCAGCTTTGGCTCAGGGATTATTGGAGTCGACGGAACTACCCTATTTGAAAGCTAGAATTGATCAAGTCGAATATCTTGGCAACAAATTAATTGAATATGGAATTCCTATTCAGAAACCGATCGGTGGACATGCAGTTTTTGTGGATGCTTTGAATTTTCTGACCAATGTCCCTCGGGAAGAATATCCAGCTCAAACCTTAGCTATAGAACTATATAAGGAAGCTGGAGTCAGAGGCGTAGAGATTGGAACTCTATTAGCTGATCGTGACCCAGAAACTAGGCAAGATAGATTCCCTAAATTGGAACTTCTCCGTTTAGCTATTCCCCGGAGAACTTATACCTACAAACATTTAGATTATGTCGCTGTCGCTCTGAAAAACATTTTCGACCGTAGAGATGAAATTAAATCTGGATTGGAAATCGTATGGGAATCAGAAATATTGAGACACTTCACCATTTTGTTGAAGAAAAAATAA